A single window of Solanum dulcamara chromosome 5, daSolDulc1.2, whole genome shotgun sequence DNA harbors:
- the LOC129888619 gene encoding transcription factor MYC1-like: MTYCTFTKKVLFFLLLNIKTLVIMQDIISTTSSSNSSSASLLNKLQKLLQYIIHSRQEWWVYAIFWQASKDANGRLIFSWGDGHFRDTKDLASAKVHIANVDNNFSDMKMFYAVSAPNCFVSEDDLIVHAYNSGSYVWLNNYYELQLYNYNRAKEAHLHGIRTLVCISTPHGVVELGSCQVLQENLELVQLIKSLFGLSNNNNTPSQINHQGLSSFNLFPLGDLREMDTKNNPEIIMGNKSSDSGNSDYDNESWAIKDANSSKKRGRKSSSSSTTERVIAKNHVEAERQRREKLNHRFYALRSVVPNVSKMDKASLLADAVTYINELKAKVDELESSKNQYQKPKKNYVNNVMEMYVSSGVVDGTNSSFAGCGNGAYGMEVEVKIIGVEAAVRVRSPNVNYPCSRLMNVLRELEFQIHYASVSCVKDMMLQDIVIRVPDNLTNEEAIKSIIVTKLSVAYI; this comes from the coding sequence ATGACATATTGCACTTTCACCAAAAAAGTATTATTCTTTCTTCTCCTCAATATTAAAACTTTAGTAATAATGCAAGACATTATCTCAACCACTTCTTCTTCTAATTCTTCTTCAGCTTCACTACTtaataaacttcaaaaactTCTTCAGTATATAATCCACAGTCGTCAAGAATGGTGGGTTTATGCCATCTTTTGGCAAGCATCGAAAGACGCTAATGGCCGTCTTATTTTCTCTTGGGGAGACGGCCATTTCCGCGACACGAAAGATTTGGCTTCGGCCAAAGTCCATATCGCTAACGTAGATAATAACTTTAGCGATATGAAGATGTTTTATGCGGTGTCAGCGCCGAATTGTTTCGTATCCGAGGACGACCTCATCGTCCACGCTTATAATTCCGGTTCCTATGTTTGGCTGAACAATTATTATGAATTGCAACTTTACAACTACAATAGAGCTAAAGAAGCTCACTTGCACGGAATTCGGACTCTGGTTTGTATTTCTACTCCTCATGGTGTTGTCGAATTGGGTTCTTGTCAAGTTCTCCAAGAAAATTTGGAATTAGTCCAATTAATAAAGTCTTTATTTGGATtaagcaataataataatactccGTCACAAATTAATCATCAAGGTCTTTcgagttttaatttatttcctttGGGAGATTTGAGAGAAATGGATACGAAAAATAACCCGGAAATAATTATGGGTAACAAATCGTCCGATTCAGGAAACTCGGACTATGATAATGAGTCCTGGGCGATAAAGGATGCTAATTCATCTAAAAAACGAGGAAGAAAATCAAGTTCGAGTAGCACAACAGAGCGAGTAATCGCGAAAAATCATGTTGAAGCGGAGAGACAGAGGAGGGAAAAGCTGAATCATCGGTTCTATGCTCTAAGGAGCGTGGTCCCTAACGTGTCCAAAATGGATAAAGCTTCTTTGTTAGCTGATGCCGTTACTTATATTAATGAGCTCAAAGCCAAAGTTGACGAATTAGAGTCGAGTAAAAATCAGTACCAAAAGCCTAagaaaaattatgttaataatGTTATGGAGATGTATGTATCTTCTGGAGTAGTTGATGGTACGAATTCATCGTTCGCGGGGTGCGGTAATGGGGCATATGGAATGGAAGTCGAGGTCAAGATTATTGGAGTAGAAGCTGCGGTTCGGGTCCGTTCCCCCAATGTGAACTACCCATGCTCCAGATTAATGAACGTATTGCGAGAGTTGGAGTTTCAAATTCACTATGCAAGTGTTTCATGTGTGAAGGACATGATGCTACAAGATATTGTGATTAGGGTTCCGGACAATTTGACTAATGAGGAAGCTATCAAATCTATAATCGTCACAAAGTTAAGTGTTGCTTACATTTGA
- the LOC129890238 gene encoding probable lysophospholipase BODYGUARD 3 produces MAAIKENAKSSLILAGRVLNEAISFLVFTILDILDFILCYTYKVIDFIIEAEWKPCYCSSTKEAITSSGSILVSEQGESKIVCLTSSSKLHLEEISDTLYTRPSLVAELSKSTVNELKRRKFDNAAVIQQSCERLKNRSVRSTFTVNSTIVEMLQGKMGGQKSHDLIPRWSDCDCNTCNSWSSSCKDSLFVRADGAKGNVQEDVIFIHGFISSSAFWTETLFPNFSKAAKSKYRLFAVDLLGFGRSPKPSDSLYTIREHLEMIEKSVLEPHKVKSLHIVAHSLGCILALALAVKYPGSVKSLTLIAPPYFPTPKGEQATQYMMRRVAPRRVWPPIAFGASIACWYEHISRTICLVICKNHRFWEFLTKLITRNRIKTYLIEGFCCHTHNAAWHTLHNIICGTAGKIEGYLDMVKKKLKCEVTVFHGEDDELIPVECSYNVQSRIPRAHVKVVENKDHITIVVGRQKSFARELEQIWKNSTC; encoded by the exons ATGGCTGCGATTAAAGAAAACGCCAAATCAAGCCTCATACTAGCTGGAAGAGTGTTGAACGAAGCCATTAGCTTCCTAGTTTTCACTATCCTTGACATTCTTGATTTTATCCTCTGTTATACTTACAAAGTAATCGATTTCATCATCGAAGCAGAGTGGAAACCCTGTTATTGCTCTTCGACTAAAGAAGCCATAACGAGCAGTGGCTCAATCTTGGTCTCCGAACAAGGAGAGTCCAAGATTGTGTGTCTGACTTCTTCGAGTAAGCTACATCTCGAAGAAATTTCAGACACACTCTACACTCGGCCATCATTGGTGGCCGAATTGTCGAAATCGACTGTGAATGAGCTGAAACGCCGCAAATTTGACAATGCTGCTGTCATACAACAGTCATGTGAAAGGTTGAAAAATAGAAGTGTTCGTTCAACTTTCACTGTTAATTCCACCATAGTGGAAATGCTTCAAGGCAAAATGGGTGGTCAGAAATCTCATGATCTTATTCCTAGGTGGTCGGATTGTGATTGTAACACTTGTAATTCTTGGTCCTCTTCTTGCAAAGATTCACTTTTTGTCCGAGCTGATGGTGCCAAAG GTAACGTTCAAGAAGATGTAATCTTCATTCATGGGTTCATTTCATCATCAGCATTTTGGACAGAGACATTATTTCCAAACTTTTCAAAGGCAGCAAAATCAAAGTACCGTTTATTTGCAGTGGATCTGTTAGGATTTGGAAGGAGTCCAAAGCCAAGTGATTCACTTTACACAATAAGAGAACATCTAGAGATGATTGAGAAATCAGTTTTAGAGCCACACAAAGTGAAATCTTTACACATTGTGGCACATTCTTTAGGGTGCATTTTGGCTTTAGCACTGGCTGTAAAGTATCCTGGATCAGTCAAATCCCTCACTTTAATTGCACCG CCATATTTTCCAACACCAAAGGGAGAACAAGCGACGCAATATATGATGAGAAGAGTAGCGCCAAGGCGCGTTTGGCCACCGATAGCATTTGGTGCGTCGATAGCATGTTGGTATGAACACATAAGCAGAACTATTTGTCTAGTCATATGCAAGAACCATCGTTTTTGGGAGTTCCTCACCAAACTAATTACTAGAAACAG GATTAAGACATACTTAATAGAGGGATTTTGCTGCCACACACACAACGCAGCATGGCATACACTACACAACATTATATGTGGTACTGCTGGAAAAATAGAAGGATACTTAGACATGGTGAAAAAAAAGCTAAAATGTGAAGTTACGGTGTTCCATGGCGAAGATGACGAACTTATTCCGGTCGAATGCAGCTACAATGTACAGTCAAGAATTCCTCGTGCACACGTTAAGGTTGTCGAAAACAAAGATCACATCACCATTGTTGTTGGCAGACAGAAATCATTCGCAAGGGAACTTGAGCAAATTTGGAAAAATTCAACATGTTGA